A stretch of the Bacillus sp. FJAT-18017 genome encodes the following:
- a CDS encoding acetate kinase has translation MSKVIAINAGSSSLKFQLFEMPSETVITKGIVERIGLNDAIFTISVGSEKVKEVTEIPDHDVAVKILLDKLTSTGIIKSLDEISGIGHRVVHGGETFTDSVLITEQVLNKIEELSELAPLHNPANLTGIRAFQQVLPNVPAVAVFDTAFHQTMPESSYLYSLPYEYYEKYGIRKYGFHGTSHKYVSQRAAELLGRPIEQLRLLSCHLGNGASIAAIEGGKSIDTSMGFTPLAGVTMGTRSGNIDPALIPYIMEKTGKTAEEVLDVLNKKSGMLAVSGFSSDLRDIELEAEKGNDRAELALEVFANRIHKYIGSYSARMYGVDAIIFTAGIGENSASIRARVLRGLEFMGVYWDPSLNEVRGEEAFINYPHSPVKVIIIPTDEEVMIARDVLRLGNIQ, from the coding sequence ATGTCAAAAGTTATTGCGATTAATGCGGGCAGTTCTTCATTGAAGTTCCAGCTTTTTGAAATGCCTAGCGAAACAGTTATCACAAAGGGCATTGTCGAACGGATTGGCCTTAACGATGCTATTTTTACTATCAGTGTGGGTAGCGAAAAAGTCAAGGAAGTTACAGAAATTCCCGATCACGATGTTGCCGTTAAAATTTTGTTGGACAAGCTCACATCAACAGGCATTATTAAGTCACTTGATGAAATTAGCGGTATTGGTCACCGTGTAGTTCACGGAGGAGAAACATTCACTGATTCAGTGCTTATTACAGAACAAGTTTTGAATAAAATCGAAGAACTATCTGAACTTGCACCATTGCATAACCCAGCCAACCTTACAGGTATCCGTGCATTCCAGCAGGTTCTTCCTAACGTGCCTGCTGTAGCCGTTTTTGACACAGCGTTCCATCAGACAATGCCTGAAAGCTCTTATCTATACAGCCTGCCATACGAATATTACGAAAAATACGGTATCAGGAAATATGGATTCCATGGAACTTCACATAAATATGTTTCCCAGCGTGCTGCTGAATTGCTGGGACGTCCAATTGAACAGCTAAGGCTGCTTTCTTGCCATCTAGGCAACGGTGCCAGCATTGCTGCTATTGAAGGCGGGAAGTCGATTGATACTTCAATGGGCTTCACACCACTTGCTGGTGTAACAATGGGAACTCGTTCGGGTAACATTGACCCTGCTCTTATTCCATACATCATGGAGAAGACTGGGAAAACAGCTGAAGAAGTTCTTGATGTTCTGAACAAGAAAAGCGGTATGCTTGCTGTTTCCGGATTCTCAAGCGACCTTAGGGATATCGAACTTGAAGCTGAAAAAGGTAACGACCGTGCCGAGCTAGCACTTGAAGTGTTTGCAAACAGAATCCATAAGTACATCGGTTCTTATTCTGCCCGTATGTATGGGGTAGACGCAATCATCTTTACTGCTGGTATTGGTGAAAACAGTGCTTCCATCCGCGCGAGGGTTCTTCGCGGACTCGAATTCATGGGTGTATATTGGGATCCTTCATTAAACGAAGTAAGAGGAGAAGAGGCATTTATCAACTATCCACACTCTCCAGTTAAGGTTATTATCATTCCGACAGATGAAGAAGTAATGATTGCCCGTGACGTATTGCGTCTAGGTAATATTCAATAG
- the tpx gene encoding thiol peroxidase, with protein sequence MASVTFKSNPVTLVGSEVKVGDKAPEFTVLANDMSEVTLEDTKGQVRLISVVPSLDTGVCDAQTRRFNEEASSLGNVKVLTISVDLPFAQKRWCGAAGVENVQTLSDHRDLSFGEAYGVVMKELRLLARAVFVVDSSDTVTYAEYVSEGTTHPDYEAALEAAKKAQ encoded by the coding sequence ATGGCATCTGTAACATTTAAAAGCAATCCGGTAACATTGGTTGGAAGTGAAGTAAAGGTAGGGGACAAAGCACCAGAATTTACTGTCCTTGCTAATGATATGAGCGAGGTAACTCTTGAGGATACTAAGGGACAAGTAAGGCTGATTTCTGTTGTGCCATCACTTGATACAGGGGTATGCGATGCACAGACGCGCCGCTTTAATGAAGAAGCGAGCAGCCTTGGCAATGTGAAAGTCCTAACGATTAGTGTTGACCTTCCTTTTGCACAGAAGCGCTGGTGCGGGGCTGCTGGAGTTGAAAACGTACAAACTCTTTCCGACCACCGCGACCTTTCCTTTGGGGAAGCGTACGGAGTTGTTATGAAAGAATTAAGATTGCTTGCCCGCGCAGTATTTGTTGTAGATTCCTCTGATACTGTTACATATGCTGAGTATGTAAGCGAAGGGACAACACACCCGGATTATGAAGCTGCTCTTGAAGCTGCCAAAAAAGCTCAATAG
- a CDS encoding EcsC family protein, which translates to MVLTDREKSVLAEIKDWENRMQAYEPNDFQITYEKYLEAGFSMLPKDVQTKFFSLVDTWMFHLHAMILGAQFQLDAKDRILASARVFNHDIERIEDLRKLDIDELNFIAQQQIARHRLYSFAQGGMSGTGGSLLLGIDIPAMAVINLRAVQLLSMTYGIEVNTPFEMMTALKVFHTATLPPRLQAESWDSLKQDLNSEDDRYFYQGNDRLTDASWLEQPIRQLLKAIVIAAFRKKLIQGLPIVSMAVGAVSNYQLTRRVTDFSHNYYRLRYLMNKEDIL; encoded by the coding sequence ATGGTACTGACAGATCGGGAAAAGAGTGTCCTTGCTGAGATAAAAGACTGGGAAAATCGTATGCAGGCCTATGAGCCGAACGATTTTCAAATTACGTATGAAAAATATTTGGAAGCTGGTTTTTCAATGCTTCCTAAAGATGTACAGACTAAGTTTTTTTCACTTGTTGATACTTGGATGTTTCATCTCCACGCGATGATATTAGGAGCACAATTCCAATTGGATGCTAAAGATCGAATCCTTGCTTCAGCTAGAGTATTCAATCATGATATCGAGAGAATTGAAGACTTGCGAAAACTGGACATTGACGAATTGAATTTTATCGCTCAACAGCAAATTGCCCGGCACAGGCTGTATTCCTTCGCACAGGGAGGAATGTCAGGGACTGGAGGAAGTTTACTGCTTGGAATCGACATCCCCGCAATGGCTGTAATTAATCTTCGTGCTGTCCAGCTGCTATCTATGACATATGGAATAGAAGTAAATACCCCATTTGAAATGATGACTGCCTTGAAGGTGTTTCATACTGCAACACTGCCTCCAAGGCTTCAGGCTGAAAGCTGGGATTCGCTTAAACAGGACTTGAATAGTGAGGATGACCGCTATTTTTACCAGGGGAATGACAGATTGACAGATGCCTCATGGCTTGAACAGCCGATTCGTCAGCTTCTTAAGGCAATTGTAATAGCGGCTTTCAGAAAAAAACTGATACAGGGCCTTCCTATTGTCAGTATGGCGGTAGGGGCTGTTTCGAATTATCAATTGACCAGAAGAGTGACAGATTTTTCCCATAACTATTACCGGCTTCGGTACTTGATGAATAAGGAGGACATTTTATGA
- a CDS encoding universal stress protein has translation MANHYQKILVAVDGSKAAELAFKKAIGIASRNQARLLLVHVIDTRTFSLVEAYGQGLVDRAAQNANELLDMYKQQARLAGIVDVDYIIEFGSPKLRIPKDIARNNNIDLIICGATGMNSVERFLIGSVSENITLHAPCDVLVVRTEKEFT, from the coding sequence ATGGCGAACCATTATCAAAAAATTCTTGTGGCGGTTGACGGCTCCAAGGCAGCGGAACTGGCTTTTAAGAAAGCTATTGGGATAGCATCGAGAAATCAAGCGAGATTGCTCCTCGTTCATGTGATTGACACACGTACATTCTCACTAGTTGAAGCATATGGCCAAGGACTTGTTGATAGAGCTGCACAAAATGCCAACGAATTATTGGACATGTATAAACAGCAAGCTAGATTAGCCGGTATTGTTGACGTTGACTATATCATTGAATTCGGTTCTCCTAAGTTAAGGATTCCAAAGGATATTGCCCGAAACAATAATATTGACCTTATTATCTGCGGCGCCACTGGGATGAATTCGGTAGAACGTTTCCTGATTGGAAGTGTCTCGGAGAATATTACTCTGCACGCGCCATGTGATGTCCTTGTTGTGAGGACAGAAAAGGAATTTACGTAG
- a CDS encoding VOC family protein: protein MKYSWDHTIQHVNNLEKSIDVFGAHGLKAFKGGSHTNWGTYNALSYFGLCYIEFLGIENLNLAKQVEEPILFVKDSLELLPDREVFGRVALRTDDIEKAAQLLKEESLAVSDIFEGRRRNAQGQLIEWKMLMLEGDFEGLLYPFIIQWRDSDDSRKKNLMDAGAICPHPIGSVDISSAIFSVKNPAETASHWSKLFGFPIEHIDDQFSLLSVDGQSFLFQKGAANRLTELLFTTDNLAMKGRTITLGSATYRFK from the coding sequence TTGAAATATAGTTGGGATCATACAATTCAGCACGTCAATAATCTTGAAAAAAGCATTGATGTATTTGGCGCCCATGGGCTTAAGGCCTTTAAGGGGGGCTCACATACCAATTGGGGAACCTACAATGCACTCAGCTATTTCGGGCTTTGCTACATTGAATTCCTCGGCATTGAAAATCTAAATCTTGCAAAGCAAGTCGAAGAGCCAATCTTGTTTGTCAAGGATAGTCTTGAACTCCTTCCAGATCGTGAGGTTTTTGGCCGGGTTGCCCTCCGGACAGATGATATCGAAAAAGCAGCCCAGTTATTGAAGGAAGAGTCTCTAGCTGTATCGGACATTTTTGAAGGAAGAAGACGGAATGCCCAAGGACAATTGATCGAATGGAAAATGCTGATGCTTGAAGGTGACTTTGAAGGCCTTTTGTATCCATTCATCATCCAGTGGAGGGATTCTGATGATTCCAGGAAAAAGAATTTAATGGACGCAGGAGCCATTTGTCCCCACCCAATTGGTTCAGTGGATATCTCCAGTGCTATTTTTTCAGTAAAAAATCCAGCCGAGACTGCCAGCCACTGGAGCAAGCTGTTTGGATTTCCGATTGAACATATAGACGATCAATTCTCACTTCTTTCTGTCGACGGCCAATCCTTTCTCTTTCAAAAAGGAGCCGCCAACCGTCTGACCGAGCTCCTTTTTACAACCGATAATCTAGCCATGAAAGGAAGGACCATCACTCTCGGAAGTGCCACTTACAGATTTAAATGA
- a CDS encoding MogA/MoaB family molybdenum cofactor biosynthesis protein, with amino-acid sequence MSVSEHKTEAPNTVSCKIITVSDTRDKDTDKSGKLMISLLESSGHTIADYVIVKDEEEAIKAEVLNGASAPGIDVILTNGGTGIAKRDVTIETVSKLFEKEIAGFGELFRMLSYQEDIGSAAILSRAAAGVVNNRAVFSTPGSTGAVRLAMEKLILPEIGHVVRELKKDLK; translated from the coding sequence ATGAGTGTTAGTGAGCATAAAACAGAGGCTCCAAATACGGTTTCTTGCAAGATTATTACCGTTAGTGATACTAGGGATAAAGATACAGACAAAAGCGGGAAATTAATGATTAGCCTTCTTGAATCTTCAGGGCATACCATTGCTGATTATGTAATTGTAAAAGATGAAGAAGAAGCAATAAAAGCGGAAGTACTTAATGGAGCCTCAGCTCCAGGAATTGATGTGATCCTGACTAATGGCGGTACAGGGATTGCGAAAAGAGATGTAACCATTGAGACGGTTTCGAAGCTATTCGAAAAAGAGATTGCTGGGTTCGGAGAATTATTCAGAATGCTTAGTTACCAGGAAGACATTGGCTCAGCTGCGATTCTTTCTCGCGCAGCTGCCGGGGTCGTCAACAACCGAGCTGTTTTTTCAACGCCTGGTTCCACCGGGGCGGTAAGGCTGGCAATGGAAAAATTAATTTTGCCCGAAATTGGCCATGTCGTAAGGGAACTGAAAAAGGATTTAAAATAA
- a CDS encoding class I SAM-dependent methyltransferase, translating into MKLSPVEQLFAVFNETTTVLQEELSCTYLEALAETGENLFHGTVLQDEVSELNGKRLKKSYESIRLESFSKEERRKAFQLAILKGMKENVQTNHQMTPDSVGMLMGYLVLKFVRNTSFRLLDPAVGTGNLLTTVINQQIHKQVESVGLEIDDVLIRLAYVNANLQQHAVQLFNQDSLKQVFIEPVDAVVSDLPVGYYPDDERASEYDLSASEGHSYAHHLFIEQSMNQTKPGGYLFFVIPNGLFESPEAPKLNEYLKGNAHIQGLLQLPLSMFKSKQSAKSILILQKSGAGTKPPKQVLLAELPSLSNQKGTEAILTNINTWIAENK; encoded by the coding sequence ATGAAACTATCTCCGGTTGAACAATTGTTTGCCGTTTTTAATGAAACAACAACCGTCCTGCAGGAGGAGTTATCTTGCACATATTTAGAAGCTCTTGCAGAAACGGGAGAAAATCTGTTCCACGGAACGGTTCTTCAGGATGAAGTGAGTGAACTTAATGGCAAGAGGCTTAAAAAGAGTTACGAATCCATTAGGCTTGAATCCTTTTCTAAGGAAGAGCGGAGAAAGGCTTTTCAGCTTGCGATTTTAAAAGGAATGAAAGAGAATGTCCAGACCAACCACCAAATGACACCAGATTCCGTCGGGATGCTTATGGGTTACCTTGTCCTAAAATTTGTCCGGAATACTTCTTTTAGGCTGCTTGATCCAGCGGTGGGAACAGGCAACTTACTAACCACCGTAATCAACCAGCAAATACATAAACAGGTCGAATCTGTCGGGCTGGAGATTGACGATGTGCTCATCAGGCTTGCATATGTGAATGCAAATCTTCAGCAGCATGCTGTCCAGCTCTTTAACCAGGACAGCCTGAAACAAGTGTTTATTGAACCTGTTGATGCAGTGGTAAGCGATTTGCCGGTCGGATATTATCCAGATGATGAGCGCGCTTCTGAATACGACCTTTCCGCATCGGAAGGCCATTCATATGCCCATCACTTGTTCATTGAGCAATCCATGAATCAGACAAAACCGGGAGGATATTTATTTTTTGTAATCCCAAATGGTTTGTTTGAAAGTCCGGAAGCACCAAAGCTTAATGAATACTTAAAGGGAAATGCCCATATACAAGGCCTTCTCCAGCTCCCGCTTTCGATGTTCAAATCAAAGCAATCTGCTAAAAGCATTCTGATTCTTCAAAAGTCAGGAGCCGGCACGAAACCGCCAAAACAGGTCCTGCTTGCAGAACTTCCTTCACTTTCAAATCAGAAGGGGACTGAAGCAATCTTGACGAATATCAATACATGGATTGCAGAGAATAAATAA